In a genomic window of Candidatus Tumulicola sp.:
- the argJ gene encoding bifunctional glutamate N-acetyltransferase/amino-acid acetyltransferase ArgJ: MTLAPYSVDESLRLIAQRGGLGAVPGVLLAGVHAGIKPRKRDLALIAFEQPQACASVITTNDEKAAPVLLSRAHLEACVPMRALACNSGCANACTGDAGMADAAVTAGRVARLLDVRPSQVIVASTGVIGVPLPMEVLLEGLDRAAQQLEGGGKAANDAAEAIMTTDRVPKLSAYTFYHEERRYAIGGIAKGSGMIAPNMATMLAFIASDFPLDRGALQAALSESVDESFNMISVDGDMSTNDAVYAFAPDGGNAAPHVVREALRRVCLDLAQAMVADGEGATKKLEMRVTGAIDGAQARSIARAVVNSNLVKTALYGEDPNWGRIISSAGSARAGLVPGSWSLSLNGRAWVTAGAAEALSEEHARRELELANIYIELQLGLGSASATAWGCDLSRDYVRINASYRT, encoded by the coding sequence TTGACGCTCGCACCGTACTCTGTTGACGAATCCCTGCGGCTGATCGCGCAGCGCGGAGGGCTGGGCGCCGTTCCGGGCGTGTTGCTGGCGGGCGTGCACGCCGGCATCAAGCCGCGCAAGCGCGATCTCGCGCTGATCGCATTCGAGCAGCCGCAAGCGTGCGCGTCGGTGATCACGACCAACGATGAAAAGGCGGCTCCGGTGTTGCTGAGTAGGGCGCATCTCGAGGCGTGCGTACCGATGCGAGCGTTGGCGTGCAACTCGGGCTGCGCGAACGCCTGCACCGGCGACGCGGGCATGGCCGACGCGGCCGTGACGGCCGGTCGCGTCGCGCGCTTACTCGACGTGCGCCCATCGCAAGTGATCGTCGCATCGACCGGGGTGATCGGGGTGCCGCTGCCGATGGAGGTCTTGCTCGAGGGGCTCGATCGGGCCGCGCAGCAGTTGGAGGGCGGCGGCAAGGCCGCCAACGATGCTGCCGAAGCGATCATGACCACCGATCGGGTACCGAAGCTTTCGGCCTACACGTTCTATCACGAGGAGCGCCGGTACGCGATCGGCGGGATCGCCAAAGGCTCCGGGATGATCGCTCCCAATATGGCGACGATGCTCGCGTTTATCGCGAGCGACTTCCCGCTGGATCGGGGCGCACTTCAGGCGGCGTTGTCGGAGAGCGTCGACGAGAGCTTCAACATGATTTCGGTCGACGGCGACATGTCGACCAACGATGCGGTGTATGCGTTCGCGCCGGACGGCGGCAACGCCGCGCCGCACGTCGTGCGTGAAGCGTTACGGCGCGTGTGCCTCGACTTGGCGCAAGCCATGGTCGCGGATGGCGAGGGTGCCACGAAGAAGCTCGAGATGCGCGTGACGGGCGCCATCGACGGCGCGCAGGCACGCTCGATCGCGCGCGCGGTTGTCAACAGCAATCTCGTGAAGACGGCGCTGTACGGTGAAGATCCAAACTGGGGACGAATTATCTCGTCGGCCGGATCTGCGCGGGCCGGATTGGTTCCGGGCAGTTGGTCGCTGTCGCTGAACGGGCGCGCGTGGGTGACGGCCGGCGCGGCCGAAGCGCTGTCGGAAGAGCACGCCCGGCGCGAGCTGGAACTCGCCAACATTTATATCGAACTGCAGCTCGGCCTCGGCTCTGCGAGCGCGACGGCATGGGGTTGCGATCTCTCGCGCGACTACGTGCGGATTAATGCGAGCTACCGCACGTGA
- the argC gene encoding N-acetyl-gamma-glutamyl-phosphate reductase: protein MTRVHVWGASGYAAAEVIRILSRHPALELGVLESRTHAREAAGDHFSALRNSSLRFDAPGSVLEQLRPGDIVVTAGNSGDARALVPALLERNARVIDLSSDYRFDSSAVYGLSEWNRARIASAAVVANPGCYPTAAALALLPLASAGRPHTVVIDAKSGVSGAGRTPRVDTLFAEVSGDVRPYGLDGHRHQPEIERTLALAGIDASVVFTPHVVPIVRGMLVDAYAIFDGTVDRELVRDTYVRAYSGSAFVRFVSGGRVPSVPSVVGTNEAELHVDVCENVVRAVCAIDNLGKGAAGQAVQNLNIMLGFSEATGLDARTVLC from the coding sequence GTGACCCGCGTTCACGTGTGGGGCGCGAGTGGATACGCGGCGGCCGAAGTCATTCGTATTCTCAGCCGGCATCCGGCGCTCGAACTCGGCGTGCTCGAGAGCCGCACGCATGCGCGCGAAGCGGCGGGCGACCATTTCTCGGCATTGCGTAACAGTTCGTTGCGCTTCGATGCGCCCGGCAGCGTGCTCGAACAGCTTCGCCCCGGCGACATCGTCGTCACGGCCGGCAATTCGGGCGATGCGCGCGCGCTGGTGCCGGCGTTGCTGGAACGCAACGCGCGGGTCATCGACTTGTCATCGGATTATCGTTTCGACTCCTCGGCCGTCTACGGACTTTCGGAATGGAATCGCGCGCGAATCGCGAGCGCGGCGGTCGTTGCGAACCCGGGGTGTTATCCGACGGCAGCAGCCCTCGCATTGTTGCCGTTGGCGTCGGCGGGACGGCCGCACACCGTGGTGATCGACGCGAAGAGCGGCGTGAGCGGCGCCGGCCGGACGCCGCGCGTGGACACGTTGTTCGCCGAAGTAAGCGGCGACGTTCGACCGTACGGTTTAGACGGCCACCGGCATCAACCGGAAATCGAGCGTACGCTGGCCCTCGCGGGCATCGATGCTTCGGTCGTGTTTACGCCGCACGTTGTGCCGATCGTGCGCGGCATGCTGGTCGATGCGTATGCCATCTTCGACGGCACCGTCGATCGCGAGCTCGTGCGGGACACGTACGTGCGCGCCTACAGCGGCAGCGCGTTCGTAAGGTTCGTTTCGGGCGGGCGCGTACCGAGCGTTCCATCGGTCGTCGGCACGAACGAGGCGGAACTGCACGTCGATGTTTGCGAGAACGTCGTGCGGGCGGTTTGCGCCATCGACAATCTCGGTAAGGGCGCGGCCGGACAAGCCGTGCAAAATCTCAACATTATGCTCGGCTTTTCGGAGGCAACCGGTCTTGACGCTCGCACCGTACTCTGTTGA
- the argH gene encoding argininosuccinate lyase yields MAQLQWGGRFTAPPDESLLAFGSSLEEDLVLAPFDVTCSMAHVRALRGGVISDEHAARLIGALEVVAREIDSGAFAARARAAGAEDVHGAIDARVRELAGAAGELLHAGRSRNDQVATTLLLYTRDRASSAGATARATAASIVQRAREERDAGTMLAGCTHRQPAQPVLLAFVLIAWAEQFVRAARRFAAVGSIAAEVCPLGSGALAGSTLPLDRAGAAAALGFTAPSRNALDAVGNRDAALDLAHSYVRALVDASRICEELIAWSAPAYGFVRLADRASTGSSLMPQKRNPDPFELVRARASSMVGAYAGALATLCGLATSYQRDLQETKAAVISIVERSSSALDAFGRAFDAVTFDRQRMSSTAGDGYTIATDVADALIANGATARVAHMLAGAAVVRAESLGRALDESDVAEAAVQLGASDIHAPLTPEASIAAKQTAGSTGWAMVGDQIASLQDELTHLSAGA; encoded by the coding sequence GTGGCGCAACTGCAATGGGGCGGACGCTTCACGGCACCTCCGGACGAGTCGCTGCTCGCTTTCGGCTCGTCGTTAGAAGAAGATCTGGTGCTCGCGCCGTTCGACGTAACGTGCTCGATGGCGCACGTGCGCGCGTTGCGCGGCGGCGTGATCTCCGACGAACATGCGGCGCGGCTGATCGGTGCGTTAGAGGTGGTTGCCCGCGAGATTGACTCCGGTGCGTTTGCCGCGCGTGCGCGCGCCGCCGGTGCGGAGGACGTGCATGGAGCGATCGACGCACGAGTTCGTGAGTTGGCCGGCGCGGCGGGTGAACTACTGCATGCCGGAAGGAGCCGTAACGATCAGGTTGCGACGACGCTGCTGCTGTATACGCGCGACCGTGCTTCGAGCGCCGGCGCGACGGCCCGCGCGACCGCCGCTTCGATCGTGCAGCGTGCCCGCGAGGAGCGCGATGCCGGGACGATGCTGGCAGGCTGTACGCATCGACAACCCGCCCAACCGGTGTTGCTTGCATTCGTGTTGATCGCATGGGCGGAACAGTTCGTCCGGGCGGCACGCCGCTTTGCGGCCGTTGGGTCGATCGCGGCGGAAGTGTGTCCGCTGGGCAGCGGTGCATTGGCGGGCTCGACGTTACCCCTGGACCGCGCCGGTGCCGCCGCAGCGCTAGGCTTTACAGCGCCGTCGCGCAACGCGCTGGACGCCGTCGGCAATCGCGACGCTGCCCTCGATCTGGCACACTCGTACGTACGAGCGCTGGTCGATGCGTCGCGTATCTGCGAAGAACTCATCGCGTGGAGCGCGCCGGCCTACGGATTCGTGCGCTTGGCCGATCGGGCGTCGACCGGCTCGAGCTTGATGCCGCAGAAGCGTAACCCCGATCCGTTCGAGCTGGTGCGCGCGCGCGCATCGTCGATGGTTGGAGCGTACGCCGGCGCGCTCGCCACGTTGTGCGGGTTGGCGACATCATATCAGCGCGATCTACAAGAAACCAAAGCGGCGGTTATCTCGATCGTCGAGCGTTCGTCGAGCGCGCTCGATGCGTTCGGTAGAGCGTTCGATGCGGTGACGTTCGATCGCCAGCGGATGTCGTCGACGGCAGGGGACGGATATACCATCGCGACCGACGTGGCCGACGCGCTGATCGCGAACGGCGCGACAGCCCGCGTCGCGCACATGCTGGCCGGCGCGGCCGTCGTGCGTGCCGAGTCGTTGGGGCGCGCGTTGGACGAATCGGACGTTGCAGAGGCCGCCGTGCAGCTCGGCGCAAGCGACATCCATGCGCCGCTAACGCCGGAGGCGTCGATCGCCGCAAAGCAAACCGCGGGTTCGACGGGATGGGCGATGGTCGGCGATCAGATCGCGTCGCTGCAGGATGAGTTAACGCATTTATCGGCGGGCGCGTGA
- a CDS encoding argininosuccinate synthase — MSRIVLAYSGGLDTSVLLKQLLLDGHEVVAMTVDLGESDALAGAQATAALEGVRQKALALGAYDAIVIDVKERFVEQFAFPAMRANAMYQNIYPLSAALSRPLIAQLLVETAAHYSATAVAHGCTGKGNDQVRIEVSARAVDPSITCLAPLRDRPLSRPDAIAFAREHGIPVAHTVAKPYSIDANVWGRSIEAGVLEDPWNAPPEDAYAWTAAPAERPSVPDDVTIEFERNEPRCDGRAGFALVAWLNAIAGKHGVGRIDLVEDRVIGMKSREIYECPGATVLLTVHRALERLVLTRDELRFKAGCDQRYAELIYDGLWMHPLRVALNGFNAAGSSRMSGRVRVRLHQGVATVTGVASPHALYDASLATYGEGDAFDHSAATGFIALHGLPVAASARRANGALAPT; from the coding sequence ATGAGCCGGATCGTTCTCGCGTACTCCGGCGGTCTGGATACATCGGTGTTGTTGAAGCAACTGCTGCTGGATGGGCACGAGGTCGTCGCGATGACGGTCGATCTCGGCGAAAGCGATGCGTTAGCCGGCGCCCAGGCCACCGCCGCGCTCGAGGGCGTACGGCAGAAGGCGCTGGCGCTCGGTGCGTACGACGCGATCGTGATCGACGTCAAGGAGCGGTTCGTCGAGCAGTTCGCCTTCCCGGCGATGCGCGCCAACGCGATGTATCAAAACATCTATCCGCTCTCGGCGGCGCTTTCGCGTCCGTTGATCGCGCAGTTGCTGGTCGAAACGGCGGCGCACTATTCGGCGACGGCGGTCGCGCACGGCTGCACCGGCAAAGGCAACGACCAAGTGCGCATTGAGGTAAGCGCGCGCGCCGTCGACCCATCGATAACCTGTCTGGCACCGTTGCGCGATCGGCCGTTGTCGCGGCCGGACGCCATCGCGTTCGCGCGCGAGCACGGCATTCCGGTCGCTCACACCGTCGCTAAACCGTACTCGATCGACGCGAACGTGTGGGGCCGCTCGATCGAGGCCGGCGTGCTGGAAGATCCGTGGAACGCGCCACCCGAAGATGCGTATGCGTGGACGGCGGCGCCGGCGGAACGACCATCCGTTCCGGATGACGTAACGATCGAGTTCGAGCGTAACGAACCGAGGTGCGACGGACGAGCGGGCTTTGCGCTCGTCGCGTGGCTGAACGCGATTGCCGGTAAACACGGCGTCGGACGGATCGATCTGGTCGAGGATCGCGTGATCGGCATGAAGTCGCGCGAAATCTACGAGTGTCCGGGCGCGACCGTGCTGCTGACCGTCCATCGAGCGCTGGAGCGTTTGGTATTAACACGCGACGAACTACGCTTTAAAGCCGGCTGCGATCAGCGCTATGCGGAATTGATTTACGACGGTCTGTGGATGCATCCGTTGCGTGTCGCGCTGAACGGATTCAACGCGGCCGGCTCGTCTCGCATGTCGGGACGGGTGCGCGTTCGGTTACATCAGGGAGTCGCGACCGTCACGGGAGTTGCGTCGCCGCACGCGCTCTACGATGCGTCGCTCGCCACGTACGGTGAAGGTGACGCGTTCGATCACTCGGCCGCAACCGGATTCATCGCCTTGCACGGCTTGCCGGTGGCGGCCAGCGCACGGCGCGCGAACGGCGCTTTGGCGCCGACCTGA